In Magnolia sinica isolate HGM2019 chromosome 12, MsV1, whole genome shotgun sequence, a single genomic region encodes these proteins:
- the LOC131221849 gene encoding putative disease resistance protein At4g19050 — protein sequence MAGRGGNDVTFTSELENYSDAIRHAGEKLFEHLMNRTIQFVNVIGCNGVGRWRIIEYAARKLKGFDLFDVQIEVKIPKGDLNPERVQMEIVEQLKLTGNVNLDGVQTKSIVAAGEIYKSLVKRTFLLIVGDVSGEIKVDLMGIPLPGEAPYDSKVVFVRDEVMPPVAMPQYNVTIDSEELSEDMLLEEASDVAHSPGIQGYFAPETILHCLLFFWFFSGNCYSLKYVTRIWMAEGVIIRRETEEDEEYDSTLVEMACILLREFELRSLIQLTESKTHWQRPDWAMENDRGRDLANALTHGRYRIYLPPKRKLLDTYWPTELPLECHKLSALQLGGWNYFHSDFEIVIPDPFFKQMQGLRVLRLDQLSIKSLPSSIACLHNLRLLSISQCQHLNSLPTSIQALYNLEFLYVEQCSSFETMPDECFRQMTNLQFFKLNGTSIRSLPSSVSKLHTIHQLNLTESPSLMEIPNETFECMERLQVLHLGGAYNLNSLPSSLSKLVNLRQLVLWDCSSLKMKLLPHLQNLSALKELDLEKCNSLEDIEDLSTSLGNILPNLRKLYLSGIEAISQVSLNGCQSLESVSLNQLTNLRKLNISGTKIKCFPEDNMVDTNHLRRLDFQCMNHLQEIKWDDLSTELEYLNIDQCNTGDNKWQGDTVGAHIRVSNYHLLQSLTADSKLWGAKCFSRFHICISPCQEEKRQRRFLYAKIGFKTQIPNLPSESHFDRHLEIRGGDTSPHISTRYLLIRTELFTLCDNAFVHRLSDFCIVDAIAELRECRVESCKNLEKFFEGVNLSSAALSCLENVWMSNLPRLKGVCEGRYASKSFTLLKHIYLERCPRLIVVFSSGVCLTNLETLHIKFCTRLEAVFRGVAKEEGSLQRLHTVCLWELPKLESICSDVCLGALKKLRVGGCPKLNKLPLQISNDNAAASTTVIGGGGVKVEGELVWWASLKLEGDNIKRHVYFKERRPFNRR from the coding sequence ATGGCTGGTCGAGGAGGAAACGATGTTACATTTACAAGCGAGCTAGAGAATTATTCGGACGCCATACGACATGCTGGTGAAAAGCTGTTCGAACACCTTATGAATCGGACTATTCAATTCGTCAATGTGATAGGGTGTAATGGTGTTGGAAGATGGAGAATCATCGAATATGCAGCTCGAAAGTTGAAGGGATTTGATCTCTTCGACGTGCAGATAGAGGTAAAGATACCGAAAGGAGATCTCAATCCTGAAAGAGTGCAGATGGAGATCGTGGAACAGTTAAAATTGACAGGCAACGTTAATCTTGATGGTGTCCAGACCAAGTCTATTGTAGCTGCAGGCGAGATCTATAAATCGTTGGTGAAGCGGACGTTCTTGCTAATTGTAGGAGATGTGAGCGGTGAAATAAAGGTGGATTTGATGGGAATTCCCCTACCCGGAGAAGCTCCATATGATTCCAAGGTCGTTTTTGTCAGAGATGAAGTGATGCCGCCAGTTGCTATGCCGCAATACAATGTGACCATCGACTCTGAGGAGTTGTCCGAAGACATGTTACTCGAAGAGgccagtgatgtggcccattcTCCTGGCATCCAGGGCTACTTTGCTCCCGAAACCATTCTTCATTGCTTGCTGTTCTTCTGGTTTTTCTCAGGTAATTGCTACAGTCTGAAATATGTGACGAGGATTTGGATGGCGGAGGGAGTTATTATTAGAAGGGAGACAGAGGAAGATGAAGAATATGATTCCACGCTTGTGGAGATGGCTTGCATTCTATTGAGAGAGTTCGAGCTTCGTTCTCTGATTCAATTAACTGAAAGCAAAACACATTGGCAACGGCCGGATTGGGCCATGGAGAATGATCGTGGTCGTGATCTAGCAAATGCTTTAACTCATGGGAGATACAGGATTTACTTACCACCGAAGAGGAAATTATTGGACACCTATTGGCCAACGGAACTCCCTCTAGAATGCCACAAACTCTCCGCTCTACAGCTTGGGGGGTGGAATTATTTCCACTCCGATTTCGAAATCGTCATACCAGACCCTTTTTTTAAGCAAATGCAGGGCCTTCGAGTCCTGCGTCTTGATCAACTAAGTATCAAATCTCTGCCCTCCTCCATCGCCTGCTTGCACAATCTCAGACTTCTCAGTATATCTCAATGCCAACACTTAAACTCTCTCCCCACTTCCATTCAAGCTCTTTACAATCTCGAGTTCCTTTATGTTGAACAATGTTCTTCTTTCGAAACAATGCCAGATGAGTGCTTTCGACAAATGACCAACCTTCAATTTTTCAAACTCAATGGAACGAGCATCAGGTCACTGCCTTCCTCTGTTTCCAAgctacacaccatccatcaactCAACTTAACAGAATCCCCCTCTTTAATGGAAATCCCAAATGAGACCTTCGAATGTATGGAGCGGCTTCAGGTTCTTCATTTGGGAGGTGCTTATAATCTAAATTCTCTACCATCCTCTCTCTCCAAGTTGGTCAATCTTAGGCAACTCGTGCTATGGGACTGTTCTTCCCTAAAGATGAAGTTGCTGCCGCATTTGCAAAATCTCTCCGCACTCAAGGAGCTTGATCTCGAAAAGTGCAATTCCCTGGAAGATATTGAGGATCTTTCTACTTCTCTTGGAAATATCTTGCCAAACCTCCGAAAGCTCTATCTTTCCGGAATCGAGGCAATTTCGCAGGTCTCCTTGAATGGCTGCCAAAGCCTAGAGTCTGTAAGCCTGAACCAGCTTACAAACCTTCGAAAGCTCAATATTTCAGGTACCAAAATCAAATGCTTTCCTGAAGATAATATGGTCGACACTAATCATCTAAGGCGCCTGGACTTCCAATGCATGAATCACCTTCAAGAAATTAAATGGGATGATCTAAGTACCGAGCTCGAATATCTCAACATCGATCAGTGCAACACGGGGGATAATAAATGGCAGGGAGATACAGTTGGGGCTCACATAAGGGTAAGTAATTACCATCTTTTACAATCCTTGACAGCAGACTCAAAATTGTGGGGAGCAAAATGCTTCTCTCGATTCCATATATGCATCTCTCCTTGCCAAGAAGAAAAACGTCAAAGGCGATTTTTATATGCAAAAATCGGTTTCAAGACACAAATACCTAATTTACCTTCAGAAAGCCATTTCGATAGGCATTTGGAGATCCGAGGAGGCGATACTTCCCCCCACATTTCTACTCGTTATCTTCTCATTCGAACGGAATTATTCACTCTGTGTGACAATGCCTTCGTCCATAGATTGTCGGATTTTTGCATTGTGGATGCAATAGCAGAACTGAGAGAATGCCGGGTTGAGAGTTGCAAGAATTTGGAGAAATTTTTTGAAGGAGTAAATCTAAGTTCTGCCGCTTTAAGTTGCCTCGAGAACGTATGGATGTCTAACCTTCCAAGGCTGAAGGGCGTGTGCGAGGGCAGATATGCGAGCAAAAGCTTCACACtcctgaaacatatatatctGGAGCGCTGTCCGAGACTCATTGTCGTCTTCTCGTCAGGCGTATGCTTAACAAACCTGGAAACTCTGCATATCAAGTTCTGCACTAGACTGGAGGCAGTGTTTCGAGGGGTAGCTAAGGAAGAAGGTTCGCTCCAACGACTACACACGGTGTGTCTGTGGGAGCTACCTAAGCTGGAGAGTATTTGCAGTGACGTGTGCTTGGGGGCATTGAAGAAACTGAGAGTGGGTGGATGTCCGAAGCTGAATAAGCTTCCTCTTCAAATCTCTAATGACAATGCTGCTGCTTCTACAACTGTTATCGGTGGGGGTGGTGTTAAGGTGGAAGGCGAGTTAGTATGGTGGGCCAGCCTCAAGTTGGAAGGAGACAACATCAAGCGCCATGTCTACTTCAAAGAACGCCGACCTTTCAACAGGCGCTGA